In Clostridium sp., one DNA window encodes the following:
- a CDS encoding cell wall-binding repeat-containing protein, with translation MNKRAIKTIGSTTILSLVLSAAVPAVSAEAAGSVTSVEGADSYETAALAATSNWTDSENVLLVSGEGYADALSSVALSKQLDAPILLTGGTYLNSSAKAALDKLKPKNIYIIGGTGVISQAIRNQLRDENYNLIELYGGNRYDTNASVAEQLVKLGVDPSNVLMAGGGNFSDTLSAAPVAAAKGQILLLGGNDRTSMSSVADFVDRHNSAVTVVGTSNTISDDTYKSLGAVARINGGADRFATNLNVLKAFDGSLKSDKIYVANASGARYADSLIAASLAGINSSPLVIVNGEGDAQTGNALDYIRSKASGSTEVNIISEKGVISDATVSDIKNAAAGIANDSSTVNSVAAVGLNQIKVVFNTAVDESSAERIANYEIDGSSLGSEAQTQSSAYLQDDGRTVVITFKNPFKQGKKVNFTVKNNVLSDELSSSITEYEKEVTFQETGSPSIESVTPVGGNKLRVKFSEAVRMDEDDLASMKINNRSVRNYGLDTSDTEFKDKSGDWSDGVDLYFNSTLPVGSNTFTIPDGTSGSKFDNAANIPIQSQSKNFTVESVYGAPKVESVTSDNAGTIYIKYNRAMDQETALDPDNYEINGDDVDVDESYVTFEPGSGDSTVRIKNVGDMLEQGTNTVLVKDDVQDTFYNTINQTSTTLYYGSSSEKPEVASSNILDEETIRVKFNKDVVRSYATNTGNYKLMDSDGNDISYKLNNVNTITVDGNNNRTFDLKFDDGTLNGSKYTLTVKNIIDTEAKPNVMTTYTATLSGMDSKGVSVTEIVKRFDNDQAVAIFFNHTMDDASISDKSNYVFRDGTGEVKNLPGGAIVTPSYDDKSVTVEFPSNYTIGEGTTARNVIQVGVENVVDQDGTPIDLGSYIGDISTTSSNGPKIISGTAEMTFSGDDISVKVSLSGALDSLDLNDFKVDGYKPDNAYSTGNDVILIYKSGVKDGEKVEGIKDCGESTTLSVVNNNSMDSAGRNIRTGSTKVYIPPITRSNQFTATNASNADTVKVVFNQDIDTAIQSQYSDDFIFTDVSTGRTVTPNAISVDGKTVIYRFNAASFDKGDVIKIAANSSGAGISIRSEKHEDAAYTIYSPSGDDLSGYTVTAK, from the coding sequence CATATTTGAACAGCAGTGCAAAAGCTGCACTGGACAAATTGAAACCGAAGAATATATACATCATAGGAGGAACGGGAGTAATATCCCAGGCAATAAGAAATCAGCTCAGAGATGAGAACTACAATCTGATTGAACTCTACGGCGGGAACAGATATGACACCAATGCATCTGTTGCAGAACAGCTCGTAAAACTTGGCGTTGACCCTTCAAATGTCCTTATGGCAGGTGGAGGCAATTTCTCGGACACCCTTTCCGCAGCTCCGGTTGCTGCAGCAAAAGGCCAGATACTTCTTCTCGGGGGAAATGACAGGACAAGCATGTCTTCTGTGGCGGATTTCGTCGACCGTCATAATTCGGCTGTTACCGTAGTTGGTACGAGCAATACCATAAGTGACGATACCTACAAGTCACTTGGTGCTGTTGCAAGAATAAACGGCGGTGCCGACAGGTTTGCAACAAATCTAAATGTATTGAAGGCCTTTGACGGCAGCTTGAAATCCGACAAAATATATGTGGCCAATGCTTCGGGAGCCAGATATGCCGATTCACTTATAGCTGCATCTCTTGCAGGAATAAACTCTTCACCCCTTGTTATTGTAAATGGAGAGGGTGACGCACAGACGGGTAATGCACTTGACTACATAAGGTCAAAGGCATCCGGCTCAACGGAGGTAAATATAATTTCGGAAAAGGGTGTGATTTCAGATGCCACAGTCTCGGATATAAAGAATGCGGCAGCAGGAATTGCAAATGACAGCAGCACTGTAAATTCTGTAGCAGCGGTTGGGCTGAATCAGATAAAGGTTGTATTCAATACTGCAGTGGATGAAAGCTCTGCAGAGAGAATTGCAAATTATGAAATAGATGGGAGTTCTCTTGGCTCGGAGGCACAGACCCAGTCCTCCGCATATCTGCAGGATGACGGCAGGACGGTCGTAATTACCTTCAAGAATCCCTTCAAACAGGGGAAGAAGGTCAATTTTACCGTAAAGAATAATGTGCTTTCCGATGAACTGTCTTCCAGTATCACAGAATATGAAAAGGAAGTTACATTTCAGGAAACAGGATCTCCGTCAATTGAATCCGTCACTCCTGTGGGGGGCAACAAATTGAGGGTTAAATTTTCAGAAGCTGTAAGAATGGATGAAGACGATCTGGCTTCCATGAAAATAAATAATAGAAGCGTTAGGAACTACGGCCTGGATACTTCCGATACGGAGTTCAAGGATAAATCCGGTGACTGGTCGGATGGGGTTGACCTCTATTTTAATTCCACACTTCCTGTAGGCAGCAATACCTTTACCATTCCTGATGGCACATCGGGGAGTAAATTTGACAATGCGGCCAATATTCCAATTCAGAGCCAATCAAAGAATTTCACAGTTGAATCTGTATATGGAGCACCAAAGGTAGAAAGTGTTACGAGTGACAATGCAGGTACAATATATATAAAGTACAACAGGGCAATGGACCAGGAAACAGCACTTGACCCGGACAACTATGAGATAAACGGTGACGATGTGGATGTTGATGAGTCCTATGTAACCTTCGAACCCGGTTCGGGGGACAGCACCGTTAGGATAAAGAACGTCGGGGACATGCTGGAGCAGGGGACAAATACGGTTCTGGTCAAGGATGATGTGCAGGATACCTTCTATAATACCATCAATCAGACAAGTACCACCCTCTATTATGGAAGCAGCAGCGAAAAGCCCGAAGTTGCCTCTTCAAATATTCTGGATGAAGAGACAATAAGGGTCAAATTCAACAAGGATGTTGTAAGAAGTTATGCCACAAATACAGGCAACTACAAACTCATGGATTCTGATGGAAATGACATAAGCTACAAGTTGAACAATGTCAATACCATAACCGTGGATGGAAACAACAACAGAACTTTTGATCTCAAATTTGACGATGGTACGTTGAACGGATCTAAATATACGTTGACGGTGAAAAATATCATAGACACCGAGGCAAAACCGAATGTCATGACTACCTATACTGCCACTCTATCGGGTATGGACAGCAAAGGTGTAAGCGTTACTGAAATAGTCAAAAGATTTGACAATGATCAGGCTGTTGCTATATTTTTCAATCATACCATGGACGATGCTTCCATATCCGACAAATCAAATTATGTGTTCAGGGACGGAACAGGAGAGGTCAAGAATTTGCCTGGGGGGGCAATTGTAACACCTTCCTATGATGATAAAAGTGTAACTGTTGAATTCCCTTCAAATTATACCATCGGAGAAGGAACCACAGCCAGAAATGTAATCCAGGTCGGGGTTGAAAATGTGGTGGATCAGGACGGGACACCTATTGATCTCGGGTCATATATAGGGGATATAAGTACAACCAGCAGCAATGGGCCTAAAATTATATCGGGTACGGCCGAGATGACATTCAGCGGTGATGATATAAGCGTCAAGGTTTCTCTTTCCGGAGCACTTGATTCACTTGACTTGAATGATTTCAAGGTGGATGGATACAAGCCGGACAATGCGTACAGCACTGGAAATGATGTCATATTAATATACAAGTCGGGGGTTAAGGATGGCGAAAAGGTAGAAGGCATAAAGGACTGTGGTGAAAGTACAACCTTAAGTGTAGTCAATAATAATTCCATGGATTCTGCAGGGAGAAATATAAGGACAGGTTCCACAAAGGTTTATATACCTCCTATAACAAGATCAAATCAATTTACTGCCACAAATGCCTCAAATGCGGATACTGTAAAAGTGGTATTCAATCAGGATATAGATACTGCCATACAAAGTCAGTATTCAGATGATTTCATATTTACAGATGTAAGTACAGGTAGGACAGTCACTCCAAATGCCATAAGTGTTGACGGAAAGACTGTAATCTACAGATTCAACGCAGCTTCCTTCGACAAGGGGGATGTTATCAAGATAGCTGCAAACAGCAGTGGTGCCGGTATCAGCATAAGAAGTGAAAAACATGAAGATGCTGCATATACCATTTACTCACCTTCAGGTGATGACTTGAGCGGATATACTGTAACTGCAAAATAA